From Segatella copri, the proteins below share one genomic window:
- a CDS encoding radical SAM/SPASM domain-containing protein, translated as MKNLYVSRYCYFFRSTTGVPLAYSSKANSFIELSDYVFELLKVHQTEEKPINEIVPSEVLETLCKEGFVGFKESDDNFVLESQFVTQTVQHDTTKLNLVLVPTLNCNFDCPYCFENGKRGGIMSEDTIKDLLEFIKGNKGKDNMSLTWYGGEPLLGLKVIDKILKGLDKIGCTLKHHSIISNGYYFDEKAMEIFESHPLDSIQITLDGQEDRHNKLRAMKSTKAPSFNTILQHIKLIAENMPQTELHVRVNIDKNNVEDYFSLREDINNMVNSNNVIVYPGIIRLENKEMTNTVEPAFGRWETANFLYDIYSKGILKGEVYPSLGISKTCCASCINSFIIGPQGEIYKCWNDVSDKTKVVGYINRKGIVNKELYYRYHIGCEWYNDTECRKCFFLPICNGKCAWYNERNIYHNGNFNLCQCMQKAPGLLDKCLENYYNSLK; from the coding sequence ATGAAGAATTTATATGTTTCAAGATATTGTTACTTTTTTCGTAGTACGACAGGGGTACCATTAGCATATTCGTCAAAGGCAAATTCTTTTATAGAATTGTCTGACTACGTATTTGAATTGTTGAAGGTACACCAAACAGAAGAAAAACCGATTAACGAGATTGTACCAAGTGAAGTTTTAGAAACTCTTTGCAAAGAGGGCTTTGTTGGATTTAAGGAATCTGATGATAATTTTGTCTTGGAAAGCCAATTCGTCACTCAAACAGTTCAACATGATACAACAAAATTAAATCTCGTCTTAGTTCCAACTTTGAATTGTAACTTTGATTGCCCTTACTGTTTTGAAAATGGGAAAAGAGGTGGCATTATGAGTGAAGATACTATCAAGGATTTGTTAGAGTTCATAAAAGGGAATAAAGGCAAGGACAACATGAGTTTGACGTGGTACGGAGGCGAGCCACTTTTGGGATTGAAGGTAATAGACAAAATTTTAAAAGGATTAGACAAGATAGGATGTACTTTAAAGCACCATTCAATTATAAGCAATGGCTATTACTTTGATGAGAAAGCCATGGAAATTTTTGAATCACATCCGTTAGATAGTATTCAAATAACTTTAGATGGACAAGAAGACAGGCATAATAAGCTGAGAGCTATGAAAAGTACAAAAGCTCCTTCTTTTAATACAATCCTACAGCATATAAAATTAATTGCTGAAAATATGCCACAGACAGAGTTGCATGTTAGAGTCAATATCGACAAAAACAATGTTGAAGATTATTTTTCTCTTCGAGAAGACATTAACAACATGGTCAACTCAAATAATGTTATTGTGTACCCAGGCATTATAAGATTAGAAAATAAAGAAATGACTAATACTGTAGAGCCTGCATTTGGACGTTGGGAAACTGCAAATTTTCTTTATGATATATATTCAAAGGGAATATTAAAGGGAGAAGTTTACCCTTCATTAGGCATATCCAAGACCTGTTGCGCTTCTTGTATCAATTCTTTCATAATAGGTCCACAAGGAGAAATTTATAAATGTTGGAATGATGTTTCAGACAAGACTAAAGTTGTTGGATATATCAATAGAAAAGGTATAGTTAACAAGGAACTTTACTACAGATACCACATTGGCTGCGAATGGTATAATGACACTGAATGTAGGAAGTGTTTTTTCTTACCTATCTGCAATGGTAAGTGTGCTTGGTACAATGAACGCAATATATACCATAATGGCAATTTTAACTTATGCCAATGTATGCAGAAAGCTCCAGGGCTATTAGATAAATGTCTTGAAAATTATTACAATTCTTTAAAGTAG
- a CDS encoding relaxase/mobilization nuclease domain-containing protein — MIGKLKKGSSFAGCIRYVTGKDEAKILASDGVLLGTNAEIVQSFELQRQLNPRIKKPVGHIALSFKPEDKPRLTDEFMAKIALEYMQMMGITKTQFIIVRHHNTDNPHCHIVYNRINNESKLLSDRNDYRRNEQVTKALKSKYGLTYGTDKSNTNTRKLRNAERAKYEIHNAVKDALKGADSWQKFKNELAKRGVYLELVYKDKERTKVQGIRSCKDGYSFKGTQISREYSFVKLDARLGTEYNRVSPRAESMQGGQPSCHQVGQTQPTAEHTQDPWSGISSIGLFAPSNAQTYEPFPEDESAKKKKRKRRKGFSL, encoded by the coding sequence ATGATAGGCAAGCTAAAGAAGGGCAGCTCATTTGCTGGTTGCATCCGCTATGTTACAGGCAAGGACGAGGCGAAAATCCTTGCATCCGATGGAGTGTTACTCGGCACGAATGCCGAGATAGTACAAAGTTTTGAGCTGCAAAGACAGCTAAATCCAAGGATTAAGAAGCCTGTGGGACACATTGCACTAAGTTTCAAACCCGAGGACAAGCCACGTTTGACGGATGAATTCATGGCTAAGATAGCCCTTGAATACATGCAGATGATGGGCATCACCAAAACCCAGTTCATCATCGTAAGGCATCACAACACGGACAATCCACATTGTCATATCGTGTATAACCGCATCAACAATGAGAGCAAACTCTTATCAGACAGGAATGATTACAGGCGTAATGAGCAGGTGACCAAGGCTCTTAAATCCAAATATGGACTTACTTACGGAACGGACAAGAGCAATACTAATACTCGCAAGTTACGCAATGCTGAGCGTGCCAAATACGAGATTCACAATGCCGTCAAGGATGCCTTGAAAGGCGCTGATAGTTGGCAGAAGTTCAAGAATGAACTTGCAAAGCGAGGTGTTTATCTGGAGCTTGTCTATAAGGACAAGGAGAGAACCAAGGTACAAGGCATCCGTTCCTGCAAGGATGGATATAGCTTCAAGGGTACGCAGATTAGCCGAGAATACAGCTTTGTCAAGTTGGATGCAAGACTTGGCACAGAGTATAATCGTGTATCGCCAAGAGCCGAATCTATGCAGGGAGGACAACCAAGTTGTCACCAAGTAGGACAGACTCAACCAACGGCAGAACATACCCAAGACCCTTGGAGTGGTATTTCTTCCATCGGCTTGTTCGCTCCGTCTAATGCCCAAACTTATGAGCCATTCCCAGAGGATGAATCCGCCAAGAAGAAAAAGAGGAAACGCAGAAAGGGCTTCAGCCTTTGA
- a CDS encoding plasmid mobilization protein produces MTSIHEQDKKKGGRPPTGRVRKLSKSVTVKFSKPSYEALRLRARKANRKLAEYIRESALNGEVVSGHNAETIAIAKNLIGMANNLNQLTKLSHQRGFHETHVYVVDLLRRLKAILGEYRQASYKPKPSSMGRKEDAT; encoded by the coding sequence ATGACAAGCATACATGAACAGGACAAGAAAAAGGGCGGAAGACCGCCCACAGGCAGGGTTCGCAAGTTGTCGAAGTCTGTCACGGTGAAGTTCTCGAAGCCAAGCTACGAGGCATTGAGACTGAGGGCGAGAAAAGCCAACCGCAAGTTGGCGGAGTACATCCGTGAGTCCGCCTTGAACGGCGAGGTGGTCAGCGGACACAACGCAGAGACGATAGCCATCGCTAAGAATCTCATAGGCATGGCGAACAACCTCAACCAACTTACCAAACTGTCGCATCAGAGAGGTTTCCACGAAACCCATGTGTATGTGGTGGACTTGTTGAGAAGATTGAAAGCCATCCTTGGCGAGTATCGCCAAGCAAGTTATAAACCGAAGCCAAGCAGTATGGGCAGAAAGGAGGATGCCACATGA
- a CDS encoding DUF3408 domain-containing protein produces MARTKETKMSPEQQEKMTQEVVASLQSSTYGKDYAQEHSSFFEEVENSDLEVVTENVAATTSCMEDELTNEALSPSNPQKRISGKQRKATLEEYQQTFLQVPRIDDRKPVFVSSDVRDRLDRVVRILGGRRMSVSGIIENIVRHHLSLYEEDFEAWRKL; encoded by the coding sequence ATGGCAAGAACAAAAGAAACGAAAATGTCTCCTGAACAGCAGGAGAAAATGACACAGGAGGTGGTGGCTTCGCTTCAATCATCCACTTATGGTAAAGACTATGCCCAAGAACATAGCTCTTTCTTTGAAGAGGTGGAGAACTCCGATTTAGAAGTTGTGACAGAGAATGTGGCTGCAACAACCTCCTGTATGGAGGACGAGCTAACGAACGAAGCTCTATCGCCATCGAATCCGCAGAAGCGCATCAGTGGCAAGCAGCGCAAGGCGACATTAGAGGAGTATCAGCAGACCTTCCTCCAAGTTCCAAGGATTGACGACCGCAAGCCAGTCTTCGTCAGTTCCGATGTACGAGACCGTCTTGATCGTGTCGTCCGCATCCTCGGAGGAAGGCGCATGAGCGTATCGGGCATCATCGAGAACATCGTGCGCCACCACCTAAGCCTTTATGAAGAGGACTTCGAGGCTTGGCGCAAATTGTGA
- a CDS encoding helix-turn-helix domain-containing protein, which yields MGFIVFEEEAFNYLDAQLENFVKRMDRIRERSEDKTMNKWLDTQDVCQTLNICPRTVQTLRDNGTLAYTQISHKTYYKPEDVMAIVAVVEDKKKDMRFRKRTG from the coding sequence ATGGGATTCATCGTATTCGAGGAAGAGGCATTCAACTATCTTGATGCCCAGTTGGAGAACTTCGTGAAGCGCATGGACAGAATCCGTGAGCGCAGTGAGGACAAGACCATGAACAAGTGGCTCGACACGCAGGACGTGTGTCAGACGCTCAACATCTGCCCACGGACAGTGCAGACGCTTCGGGACAACGGAACTTTGGCTTATACGCAAATCAGCCACAAGACCTACTACAAGCCGGAGGACGTGATGGCTATCGTAGCAGTAGTGGAGGACAAGAAAAAGGACATGCGCTTTCGCAAGCGCACAGGTTAG
- a CDS encoding helix-turn-helix domain-containing protein: protein MSNEVMTRNSEWMNHIVNHLNRMVDNFERAVMNYRPMLDGERFMTDKELCARLQLSRRTLQDYRNNGVIPYIQLGGKILYRESDIQKILMANYREAYRMKGL from the coding sequence ATGAGCAATGAAGTAATGACAAGAAACAGCGAGTGGATGAACCACATCGTGAACCACCTCAACCGAATGGTTGACAATTTTGAACGTGCCGTGATGAACTACCGTCCCATGCTTGATGGTGAGCGCTTCATGACGGACAAGGAGCTTTGTGCCAGGCTGCAACTGAGCCGAAGAACCCTGCAGGACTACCGAAACAACGGTGTCATCCCGTATATCCAGCTTGGCGGAAAGATACTCTACCGCGAGTCCGACATTCAGAAGATTCTGATGGCTAACTATCGTGAGGCGTACAGAATGAAGGGCTTGTAG
- a CDS encoding IS110 family transposase yields MKNKSFVGIDISKNVIDVSIFREDTNIKMFPHEVFNNTRKGFGDMCSWLKKSRVVLSQALFGMEFTGCYSLDLEKFLTSKNYSFCMLSTRIVKHHPMGTIDKRDKNDSAKIADFLYRYDGTECAKPYKLPSKAMQQLKQLVNERKFLVEQRTNFMNRMQMFETKEDSAMYESYIKKLNHDIEKIDQEECELMSKEEDVFDTFQNLLTIPGIGFVNATNIIAITRNFTAFDTARQYARYVGVAPCSHTSGTSVKWRARPSAHCNGQVKADLSMAALRAVEYDVEMQMFYNRKLGGRKDSDTKRKALNAVKFKLICRMFAIGKQKRKWEVLNTSDDRKNLHIEKSKASEL; encoded by the coding sequence ATGAAAAATAAATCATTTGTAGGCATTGACATCTCTAAAAATGTCATAGATGTATCTATATTTCGTGAGGATACCAACATCAAAATGTTCCCTCATGAGGTGTTCAACAACACTCGCAAGGGATTTGGCGATATGTGCTCATGGCTCAAAAAGAGCCGTGTGGTACTTTCCCAAGCCCTGTTTGGCATGGAATTTACAGGTTGCTACTCCTTGGACTTGGAAAAATTCCTCACGTCCAAGAATTACTCTTTCTGTATGCTTAGTACACGTATAGTAAAACATCATCCTATGGGGACAATAGATAAGCGAGACAAGAATGACTCTGCAAAGATAGCTGACTTCCTCTATCGTTATGATGGCACGGAATGTGCCAAGCCATACAAGTTGCCAAGCAAGGCTATGCAACAATTGAAGCAACTTGTCAATGAGCGTAAGTTCCTTGTGGAGCAACGGACAAACTTTATGAACCGAATGCAGATGTTTGAAACGAAAGAGGATTCTGCCATGTATGAGAGCTACATTAAAAAACTCAATCATGACATTGAGAAGATAGATCAGGAAGAGTGTGAATTAATGTCCAAGGAGGAAGATGTCTTTGACACTTTTCAGAATCTGTTGACGATACCAGGAATTGGTTTTGTCAATGCAACAAACATAATTGCCATCACACGAAACTTTACCGCTTTTGACACAGCTCGGCAATATGCGAGATATGTTGGCGTAGCTCCATGCAGTCACACTTCTGGTACCAGTGTGAAATGGCGTGCCCGACCTTCCGCACACTGTAACGGTCAAGTGAAAGCTGACCTGTCTATGGCGGCATTGAGAGCTGTTGAGTACGATGTGGAAATGCAAATGTTTTATAATCGAAAGTTAGGAGGCAGAAAAGATTCTGATACTAAGCGTAAGGCATTGAATGCCGTCAAGTTTAAGCTCATTTGCAGAATGTTTGCCATAGGCAAGCAAAAGAGAAAATGGGAAGTGTTGAACACCTCTGACGACAGAAAGAACTTACATATTGAAAAGTCCAAAGCAAGTGAACTATGA
- a CDS encoding transposase — protein MDKELYIGVDVSKQTLDLAYYDGESIDWKKAHIKVSNNNAGFKKIGSWVAKVSKGFDIVLFCMEYTGLYTQNFRLWLEEKHYIYRMVEPRKMHRFEPDLDDGLRSLDRIKTDELDSFRIAIYCEQNHRKILRNPSKLPPPVYFKLKRLLAERKQTVKQSVLYKQQLHDICAYDTDLSVERKNGQLKTLNDALKGIDNEIDMYIKEDADISKNFSLLTSIPGIGRVVALETIVLTENFMAIDNPRKYACYIGVAPFKKESGTSVRKGSSVSKKGFKQAKADLSIACLVCMQHIPNIRDYWERKRKEKCSGIVFNAIKFKMILRMFAVIKRGTPYVETDNYRNGKNKQPGVN, from the coding sequence ATGGATAAAGAACTTTACATAGGCGTGGATGTCTCAAAGCAGACTCTCGACCTTGCTTATTATGACGGAGAAAGCATTGATTGGAAGAAAGCCCATATAAAGGTGAGCAACAACAATGCAGGTTTCAAGAAAATTGGTTCATGGGTGGCAAAGGTAAGCAAGGGGTTTGATATAGTCTTGTTCTGTATGGAATATACAGGACTTTACACCCAAAACTTTAGACTGTGGTTGGAAGAGAAACATTATATTTATAGGATGGTGGAACCTCGCAAGATGCATCGCTTTGAGCCAGACTTGGATGATGGACTGCGTTCGCTCGACCGCATCAAGACTGACGAGCTTGATTCTTTCCGCATAGCCATTTACTGTGAGCAGAACCACAGAAAGATTCTTCGCAACCCATCAAAACTTCCTCCTCCTGTATATTTTAAGTTGAAGAGGCTTTTGGCGGAACGCAAGCAGACAGTCAAGCAGTCAGTCCTTTACAAGCAGCAGCTTCATGATATATGTGCGTATGACACAGATTTGTCTGTGGAACGTAAGAATGGGCAACTTAAAACGCTCAATGATGCACTTAAAGGCATAGACAATGAAATTGACATGTACATAAAAGAAGATGCGGACATCAGCAAGAACTTTTCCCTGCTGACATCAATACCTGGTATTGGGCGTGTTGTCGCACTTGAAACCATTGTCTTGACCGAAAACTTCATGGCAATAGATAACCCACGTAAATACGCTTGCTATATTGGTGTCGCTCCTTTCAAGAAAGAATCTGGTACATCTGTGAGAAAAGGCTCGTCAGTCTCTAAGAAAGGTTTTAAACAGGCAAAGGCAGATTTGTCCATTGCCTGTTTGGTTTGCATGCAGCACATTCCGAACATCAGAGATTACTGGGAACGCAAGAGAAAGGAGAAATGCAGTGGAATAGTGTTTAATGCAATCAAGTTTAAGATGATACTCCGTATGTTTGCCGTTATAAAACGAGGTACTCCGTATGTGGAGACGGACAATTATCGAAATGGGAAAAACAAGCAACCAGGAGTGAACTAA